Proteins encoded by one window of Sphingosinicella sp. BN140058:
- the pspF gene encoding phage shock protein operon transcriptional activator — protein MERTTQLVGQSSSFLDAVERASRAAPLDRPVLVIGERGTGKELIAERLHHLSSRWDGPLVTMNCAALPETLIEAELFGHEAGAFTGAVKARPGRFEEADGGTLFLDELATLSQAAQERLLRVVEYGEVTRIGASRPLRVDVRIVAATNEDLPRLADENRFRADLLDRLSFEVVTLPPLRHRTSDIPILADHFARRMALELEWARWPGFSSRAQDRLLAYDWPGNVRELRNVVERAVYRWEEPEQPVDMIQFDPFESPWRPQRSLLGRTAAQAAAGSASPGAQEQQPALPAPSASSAHDPDGCADFRLAVAEYEKAILAAALERCRWNQRAAATALSLTYDQLRHAMKRHQLAG, from the coding sequence ATGGAGCGCACAACCCAACTGGTCGGCCAGTCATCCTCCTTTCTCGATGCGGTCGAGCGTGCGAGCCGCGCCGCGCCGCTTGACCGGCCGGTCCTGGTGATCGGCGAGCGTGGCACCGGCAAGGAACTGATCGCCGAGCGCCTTCACCATCTGTCGAGTCGCTGGGACGGGCCGCTCGTGACGATGAATTGCGCGGCCTTGCCCGAGACGCTGATCGAGGCGGAGTTGTTCGGCCACGAGGCGGGTGCGTTCACCGGCGCGGTCAAGGCGCGGCCCGGGCGGTTCGAGGAGGCGGACGGCGGCACCTTGTTCCTCGACGAGCTGGCGACGCTCAGCCAGGCGGCGCAGGAGCGGCTGCTCAGGGTGGTTGAATATGGCGAGGTGACGCGCATCGGCGCGTCGCGGCCCTTGCGGGTCGACGTCCGCATCGTCGCAGCGACCAACGAGGATCTGCCGCGGCTCGCCGACGAAAATCGCTTCCGCGCCGATCTGCTCGATCGGCTTTCGTTCGAAGTCGTCACCCTGCCGCCGCTCCGCCACCGGACCAGCGACATTCCGATCCTCGCCGATCATTTCGCGCGGCGCATGGCGCTCGAGCTCGAATGGGCGCGCTGGCCGGGCTTTTCGAGCCGCGCGCAGGACCGGCTGCTGGCCTATGATTGGCCGGGCAACGTTCGCGAGCTCCGCAACGTCGTTGAACGGGCGGTCTATCGCTGGGAAGAGCCTGAACAGCCGGTCGACATGATCCAGTTCGATCCGTTCGAGTCGCCGTGGCGGCCGCAGCGGTCGCTGCTCGGCCGCACCGCCGCGCAGGCGGCCGCCGGATCGGCATCGCCGGGGGCGCAGGAACAACAGCCCGCTTTGCCGGCGCCGAGCGCGTCGTCGGCGCACGATCCGGACGGCTGCGCCGATTTCCGGCTTGCGGTGGCCGAATATGAAAAGGCGATTCTGGCGGCGGCGCTCGAACGTTGCCGCTGGAACCAGCGCGCCGCCGCGACCGCGCTCAGCCTCACCTACGATCAACTGCGCCACGCGATGAAACGGCACCAGCTGGCCGGTTAG
- a CDS encoding ABC transporter permease, which produces MSVGAFNRHGVWAIYRFEMHRFLRTIWTGLATPVITTSLYFVVFGSAIGSRMSDIGGVDYGAFIVPGLMMLSLFNESIFNASFGIHMPRFLGTIYEPLSAPLSAFELVLAYVGAAVTKATAISMVILVTANLFVPVSILHPGWMILFLLLVATTFCLFGFIVGIWAKGFEQLQIIPMLIVTPLTFLGGAFYSIEVLPEPWRTITLFNPVVYLISGFRWTFYGSADFPIEVSVAATFAFLLLCLGVIWWIFRTGYRLKA; this is translated from the coding sequence ATGAGCGTGGGGGCATTCAACCGCCATGGCGTCTGGGCGATCTATCGTTTCGAGATGCACCGCTTCCTGAGGACGATATGGACCGGCCTGGCGACGCCGGTGATCACAACTTCGCTCTACTTCGTCGTGTTCGGATCGGCGATCGGATCGCGGATGAGCGACATTGGCGGCGTCGATTACGGCGCGTTCATCGTGCCGGGGCTGATGATGCTGTCATTGTTCAACGAGAGCATCTTCAACGCCTCGTTCGGGATCCACATGCCCCGCTTCCTGGGCACGATCTACGAGCCGCTGTCGGCGCCCCTGTCGGCGTTCGAGCTGGTGCTTGCTTATGTCGGCGCCGCGGTGACCAAGGCGACCGCGATCTCGATGGTGATCCTCGTCACCGCCAATCTGTTCGTGCCGGTCAGCATCCTCCATCCCGGATGGATGATCCTGTTCCTGCTGCTGGTGGCGACGACCTTCTGCCTGTTCGGCTTCATCGTCGGCATCTGGGCGAAGGGCTTCGAACAGCTCCAGATCATCCCGATGCTGATCGTGACCCCCCTCACCTTTCTCGGCGGCGCCTTCTACTCGATCGAGGTGCTGCCGGAGCCGTGGCGGACGATCACCCTGTTCAACCCGGTCGTGTATCTGATCAGCGGCTTCCGCTGGACCTTCTACGGCAGCGCGGACTTTCCGATCGAGGTCAGCGTGGCGGCGACCTTCGCCTTCCTGCTGCTGTGCCTCGGCGTGATCTGGTGGATCTTCCGGACGGGATACCGGCTGAAGGCGTAG
- a CDS encoding ABC transporter ATP-binding protein, whose product MEPVISIRNLSKRYAGGHEALKNVSLDIRRGEIFALLGPNGAGKTTLISIVCGIVNASEGTVLADGHDIVRDYRAARTKIGLVPQELHTDAFEPVWSTVALSRGLFGKPPNPALIEKILRDLSLWDKRKAKILELSGGMKRRVMIAKALSHEPDILFLDEPTAGVDVELRRDMWELVRQLRESGVTIILTTHYIEEAEEMADRVGVISRGELILVEEKTELMKKLGRKRLTLNLSEALSVIPAELSEWDLSLGGDGLELHYDFDANAERTGVPSLLRRMSDIGLGFKDLATHQSSLEDIFVSLTSERGGDGHGSNGANRRGGEAA is encoded by the coding sequence ATGGAGCCGGTGATATCGATCCGCAACCTGTCCAAGCGCTATGCAGGCGGGCATGAAGCGCTGAAGAACGTCAGCCTCGACATCAGGCGCGGCGAAATCTTCGCGCTGCTCGGACCCAACGGCGCCGGCAAGACCACGCTGATCAGCATCGTGTGCGGCATCGTCAACGCAAGCGAAGGCACCGTCCTTGCCGATGGCCACGACATCGTCCGCGATTATCGTGCGGCGCGGACCAAGATCGGGCTTGTGCCGCAGGAATTGCACACCGACGCCTTCGAGCCGGTCTGGTCGACCGTTGCGCTCAGTCGTGGCCTGTTCGGCAAACCGCCCAATCCGGCGCTGATCGAGAAGATCCTCCGCGACCTCTCGCTGTGGGACAAGCGCAAGGCCAAGATCCTGGAGCTTTCCGGGGGCATGAAGCGCCGGGTTATGATCGCCAAGGCGCTGAGCCACGAGCCCGACATCCTGTTCCTCGACGAGCCCACTGCGGGTGTCGACGTCGAGCTGCGCCGCGACATGTGGGAGCTGGTCCGCCAGCTTCGCGAGAGCGGCGTCACCATCATCCTCACCACCCATTATATCGAGGAGGCCGAGGAGATGGCCGACCGCGTCGGCGTCATCTCCCGGGGCGAGCTGATCCTCGTCGAGGAGAAGACCGAGCTGATGAAGAAGCTCGGCCGCAAACGGCTGACGCTCAACCTCAGCGAGGCGCTGTCCGTCATCCCTGCCGAGCTCTCCGAATGGGATCTCAGTCTCGGCGGCGACGGCCTGGAGCTTCATTACGACTTCGACGCCAATGCCGAGCGCACCGGGGTGCCCTCGCTGCTCCGGCGGATGAGCGACATCGGCCTCGGCTTCAAGGATCTGGCGACTCATCAAAGCTCGCTCGAGGACATCTTCGTCAGCCTGACCAGCGAGCGGGGCGGTGACGGGCACGGCAGCAACGGCGCGAACAGGCGCGGGGGAGAAGCGGCATGA
- the mtaB gene encoding tRNA (N(6)-L-threonylcarbamoyladenosine(37)-C(2))-methylthiotransferase MtaB: protein MSGPEIVTLGCRLNAAESEAMRALAAGAHDLIIVNSCAVTNEAVKQTRQAIRRAKRARPDARLFVTGCAAQVEPQRFAAMAEVDRVLGNREKFEAASFARSGAADIRVSDIMAVRETAPHLVAGFAERSRAFVEVQNGCDHRCTFCIIPFGRGNSRSVPAGLVVDRVKALVDDGIEEVVLTGVDVTSYGPDLPGAPSLGLLIERILRHVPALPRLRLSSLDCIEIDARLFEIITGEPRFMPHLHMSFQAGDDLVLKRMKRRHSRAAAIEIVQRLKAVRPEIAIGADLIAGFPTESDAMAENSLRLIDECDIVMAHVFPYSPKQGTPAARMPQVPPPVARERARRLREAGGRRKAAWLRSLIGSRQRVLVERPGDCGHGESFAPVRLDRTCAVGKTVEAVITSVDGEVLVGEKI, encoded by the coding sequence GTGAGCGGCCCCGAAATCGTCACCCTGGGCTGCCGCCTCAATGCCGCCGAGAGCGAAGCCATGCGGGCGCTCGCCGCGGGCGCACACGATCTGATCATCGTCAACAGCTGCGCAGTGACCAACGAGGCGGTGAAGCAGACCCGGCAAGCGATCCGGCGCGCAAAACGCGCCCGTCCCGACGCGCGGCTGTTCGTGACCGGCTGCGCCGCCCAGGTCGAACCGCAGCGCTTCGCGGCTATGGCCGAAGTGGATCGCGTGCTCGGCAACCGGGAGAAGTTCGAGGCGGCCTCGTTCGCCCGTTCGGGGGCGGCAGACATCCGCGTGTCGGACATCATGGCGGTGCGCGAGACCGCGCCGCACCTCGTGGCCGGCTTCGCCGAACGATCGCGAGCCTTCGTCGAGGTGCAGAATGGGTGCGACCACCGCTGTACCTTCTGCATCATTCCTTTCGGCCGGGGCAACAGCCGGTCCGTCCCCGCCGGTCTTGTCGTCGATCGGGTGAAAGCGCTGGTCGACGACGGGATCGAGGAAGTGGTGCTGACCGGGGTCGACGTCACCAGCTACGGCCCCGATCTTCCCGGCGCGCCGTCGCTCGGGCTGCTGATCGAGCGGATCCTGCGCCATGTTCCGGCGCTGCCGCGGCTGCGCCTGTCGTCGTTAGACTGCATCGAGATCGACGCACGCCTGTTCGAAATCATCACCGGTGAGCCACGCTTCATGCCGCACCTGCACATGAGCTTTCAGGCGGGCGACGATCTGGTGCTGAAGCGGATGAAGCGCCGGCACAGCCGCGCCGCAGCGATCGAGATCGTCCAGCGGCTGAAGGCCGTGCGGCCGGAGATCGCGATCGGCGCCGATCTCATCGCCGGCTTCCCGACCGAGAGCGACGCCATGGCCGAGAACAGCCTGCGGCTGATCGACGAATGCGACATCGTGATGGCGCACGTCTTCCCCTATTCCCCCAAGCAGGGCACACCGGCGGCGCGGATGCCGCAAGTGCCGCCGCCGGTGGCGCGGGAGCGCGCTCGGCGCTTGCGGGAGGCGGGCGGACGCCGCAAGGCAGCATGGCTCAGGAGCCTGATCGGAAGCCGGCAGCGGGTTCTGGTCGAGCGGCCCGGCGACTGCGGCCATGGCGAGAGTTTCGCGCCGGTGCGGCTGGACCGCACCTGCGCGGTGGGAAAGACGGTGGAGGCAGTGATCACGAGCGTGGATGGCGAAGTGCTGGTCGGAGAGAAGATTTGA
- a CDS encoding superoxide dismutase, which yields MAFILPELPFDKEALGDFMSAETLEFHHGKHHKAYVDKVNGWLGEKGLEGASLSQVIRTATERGDKGLFNNSGQIWNHNFFWQCLAPPQGQRPTGKLAALIEEGFGSTETMLSQLKDEAVGHFASGWAWLVLDQDKLKITSLHDGDNPVAHDGMKPLLTVDVWEHAYYIDYRNQRPVFVDAVLNNLINWEFVAENLDGNGIARADQQS from the coding sequence ATGGCGTTCATCCTTCCCGAGCTTCCCTTCGACAAGGAGGCGCTCGGCGACTTCATGTCCGCCGAGACGCTCGAATTCCACCACGGCAAGCATCACAAGGCGTATGTCGACAAGGTCAATGGCTGGCTGGGCGAGAAAGGCCTCGAAGGCGCTTCGCTGAGCCAGGTGATCCGCACCGCCACCGAGCGCGGCGACAAGGGCCTGTTCAACAATTCCGGCCAGATCTGGAACCACAATTTCTTCTGGCAGTGCCTGGCACCCCCGCAGGGCCAGCGCCCGACCGGCAAGCTCGCCGCGCTGATCGAGGAGGGCTTCGGCTCCACCGAGACGATGCTCTCGCAGCTCAAGGACGAAGCGGTCGGCCATTTCGCCAGCGGCTGGGCGTGGCTGGTGCTCGATCAGGACAAGCTCAAGATCACGTCGCTCCACGACGGCGACAACCCGGTCGCGCATGACGGCATGAAGCCTCTGCTCACCGTCGACGTCTGGGAGCACGCTTATTACATCGATTACCGCAACCAGCGCCCGGTCTTCGTCGACGCGGTGCTCAACAATCTGATCAACTGGGAATTCGTCGCCGAGAATCTCGACGGCAACGGCATCGCCCGGGCCGACCAGCAGAGCTGA
- the pspA gene encoding phage shock protein PspA gives MGIFSRTRDIIAANFTDLLDKAEDPAKMIRMIILEMEETLVEVRASAARTIADQKEMRRQIGRLDKLQESWVEKAELALSKGREDLAKAALVEKQKAGDMADSLRTEIELLDEGLRASEADIAKLQGKIREARTRQNAIQSRLESAENRVRLREMYSGGKVDDAFSRFDVLERRADMAEGRADALALGAPPKTLEEEIAELRNAEKVDAELEALKARLGGRPQEG, from the coding sequence ATGGGTATTTTCTCGCGGACCCGCGACATCATCGCTGCGAATTTCACCGACCTGCTCGACAAGGCGGAAGATCCGGCGAAGATGATTCGCATGATCATCCTCGAGATGGAGGAGACCCTGGTCGAGGTCCGCGCCTCCGCGGCGCGCACGATCGCCGACCAGAAGGAAATGCGGCGCCAGATCGGACGGCTCGACAAGCTCCAGGAGAGCTGGGTGGAGAAAGCCGAACTTGCTCTGTCCAAGGGCCGCGAGGACCTCGCCAAGGCCGCTCTGGTCGAAAAGCAGAAGGCGGGCGACATGGCCGACAGCCTCCGCACCGAAATCGAGTTGCTCGACGAAGGTCTGCGCGCGTCGGAAGCGGACATCGCCAAGCTGCAGGGCAAGATCCGCGAAGCGCGCACCCGCCAGAATGCGATCCAGAGCCGCCTCGAAAGCGCTGAGAACCGCGTGCGGCTGCGTGAAATGTATTCGGGCGGCAAGGTCGACGATGCCTTCTCCCGCTTCGACGTGCTCGAACGCCGGGCCGACATGGCCGAGGGCCGCGCCGATGCGCTGGCGCTCGGTGCGCCGCCGAAGACGCTCGAGGAAGAAATCGCCGAGCTGCGCAACGCCGAAAAGGTCGATGCCGAGCTCGAGGCGCTGAAGGCGCGCCTCGGCGGCCGGCCGCAGGAGGGTTGA
- the ftsY gene encoding signal recognition particle-docking protein FtsY, with amino-acid sequence MSDAGWLDRLQAGFRKTSERLGDNLGGLFARAALDEQTLDEIEEALIATDLGPATAARIRERLAGERFERGLTEQGLRETVADEIEKVLAPVAKPLEIDAFPRPQVILIVGVNGSGKTTTIAKLAHLFLEQDYGVLLAAGDTFRAAAIGQLKVWADRIGVPIIAGPEGGDSSAIVFDGVKKATAEGIDTLIVDTAGRLQNKKGLMDELAKIRRVLGRLNPAAPHNVVLVLDATTGQNALNQIEVFQQVAGVSGLIMTKLDGTARGGVLVAAAEQFGLPIHAIGVGEGMNDLRPFDPRVIARAIAGLTS; translated from the coding sequence TTGAGCGATGCAGGCTGGCTCGATCGGCTCCAGGCGGGGTTCCGGAAGACCTCGGAGCGGCTGGGCGACAATCTGGGTGGGCTGTTCGCGCGCGCTGCGCTCGACGAACAGACGCTGGACGAGATCGAAGAGGCGCTGATCGCCACCGATCTCGGCCCGGCAACCGCCGCCCGCATCCGTGAAAGGCTCGCCGGCGAGCGCTTCGAGCGCGGGCTGACCGAGCAGGGTCTGCGCGAAACCGTCGCCGACGAGATCGAGAAAGTGCTGGCACCGGTGGCGAAGCCGCTGGAGATCGATGCCTTCCCGCGGCCGCAGGTGATCCTGATCGTCGGAGTCAACGGATCGGGCAAGACGACCACCATCGCCAAGCTCGCGCATCTCTTCCTGGAACAGGATTATGGCGTGCTGCTCGCCGCCGGCGACACCTTCCGCGCGGCCGCTATCGGCCAGCTCAAGGTCTGGGCCGATCGGATCGGGGTGCCGATCATCGCCGGTCCGGAAGGCGGCGACAGTTCGGCGATCGTCTTCGACGGGGTCAAGAAGGCGACGGCGGAAGGCATCGACACGCTGATCGTCGACACTGCTGGGCGGCTGCAGAACAAGAAGGGTTTGATGGACGAGCTCGCCAAGATTCGGCGGGTGCTCGGCCGGCTCAACCCGGCGGCACCGCACAATGTCGTGCTCGTTCTCGACGCTACGACCGGGCAGAATGCGCTCAACCAGATCGAAGTGTTCCAGCAGGTCGCCGGAGTTTCAGGACTGATCATGACCAAGCTCGACGGCACCGCGCGCGGCGGCGTCCTCGTCGCCGCTGCCGAGCAATTCGGCCTGCCTATTCACGCCATCGGCGTCGGCGAGGGCATGAACGATCTGCGTCCTTTCGATCCTCGGGTGATCGCGCGGGCGATTGCGGGGCTGACCTCGTGA
- the pspB gene encoding envelope stress response membrane protein PspB, with translation MEDIIVPIVVVPILFIGLPWLIFHYITRWKSQATLTREDEQLLDELHEMARRLDDRMCSIERIMTAENPNWRSVGCDPITDALEERRPSSFSDAGTSGSSFGESQSVSNQPRRIGQ, from the coding sequence ATGGAGGACATCATCGTTCCGATCGTCGTGGTGCCGATCCTGTTCATCGGCCTGCCTTGGCTGATCTTTCACTACATCACGCGCTGGAAGAGCCAGGCGACACTCACCCGCGAGGACGAGCAATTGCTCGACGAACTGCATGAGATGGCGCGCCGCCTCGACGACCGGATGTGCTCGATCGAACGCATCATGACGGCCGAGAATCCGAACTGGCGCTCGGTCGGCTGCGACCCGATCACCGATGCGCTGGAAGAGCGTCGTCCCTCCTCCTTTTCCGACGCCGGAACCTCCGGATCGTCGTTCGGCGAAAGCCAGTCCGTCAGCAACCAGCCGAGAAGGATCGGCCAATGA
- the pspC gene encoding envelope stress response membrane protein PspC, which translates to MTPRHTKFYLDRHNKKWMGVCAGIADYTGIDVTLVRIGMVVLTLLGSGMTVLAYLAAAWLAPNKPQELKYETPEQAKFWQGVRASPARTVRDVRSRFRELDRRLADVETYVTSSHGRLAREIEQLR; encoded by the coding sequence ATGACCCCGCGTCACACCAAATTCTACCTCGATCGGCACAACAAGAAGTGGATGGGCGTCTGCGCCGGGATCGCCGATTATACCGGCATCGACGTGACCCTGGTCAGGATCGGCATGGTGGTTCTCACCCTGCTCGGCTCGGGCATGACCGTCCTCGCCTATCTCGCCGCCGCCTGGCTCGCGCCCAACAAGCCGCAGGAGCTCAAATACGAAACTCCGGAGCAGGCCAAGTTCTGGCAGGGCGTGCGCGCCTCGCCGGCGCGCACCGTCCGCGACGTCCGCTCGCGCTTCCGGGAGCTCGACCGCCGGCTCGCCGACGTCGAAACCTACGTCACCAGCTCGCATGGGCGGCTCGCCCGTGAGATCGAACAGCTTCGCTGA
- a CDS encoding inner membrane-spanning protein YciB gives MPEPKPGRKEPSAGVRLLIDLGPLLVFFVVNLTLGIFPATAAFMIAIVAAIAVSLVRYRHVSPLLWFSAAMVLVLGGATLWFHSEVFIKIKPTIYYLIVAALLAFGLATGRNLLKMVLGTAYPGLSERGWQLLARNWAIFFLVMAIANELVWRNSSTTFWAGFKLWGFIPATFLFAAANVPMLVRHGLQLGDDKEDPPIPPTQ, from the coding sequence ATGCCGGAGCCGAAGCCAGGCCGCAAGGAACCCAGCGCAGGCGTGCGCCTGCTGATCGATCTCGGGCCGCTGCTCGTCTTCTTCGTCGTCAACCTGACGCTAGGCATCTTCCCGGCGACCGCCGCCTTCATGATCGCGATCGTCGCGGCGATCGCGGTGTCGCTGGTCCGCTACCGGCACGTCTCGCCCCTGCTCTGGTTCTCGGCGGCGATGGTGCTGGTGCTCGGCGGCGCCACTTTGTGGTTCCACAGCGAAGTCTTCATCAAGATCAAGCCGACCATTTATTATCTGATCGTGGCCGCCCTGCTCGCCTTCGGTCTGGCCACCGGCCGCAACCTGCTGAAGATGGTGCTGGGCACCGCCTATCCGGGTCTCTCCGAGCGCGGCTGGCAGCTGCTGGCACGCAATTGGGCGATCTTCTTCCTGGTGATGGCGATCGCCAACGAACTGGTCTGGCGCAACAGCAGCACCACCTTCTGGGCCGGCTTCAAATTGTGGGGGTTCATCCCGGCAACCTTCCTGTTCGCCGCCGCCAACGTGCCGATGCTGGTTCGTCACGGGCTCCAGCTTGGCGACGACAAGGAAGACCCGCCGATACCGCCGACGCAGTGA
- a CDS encoding tetratricopeptide repeat protein: protein MIVRKFLFTAALAAFACPAAAAAAVTVLGSSSARMCYLNAENGVHTSPASLDDCNVALATEGLTETDRVATHVNRGILQLRLGRLDAAVADFDAAIARDPDQAEAYLNKGMAALRQEGGWEQALALFDTALAKQTSRPELAFYGRAVANEMGGRVKAAYLDYRQASVLAPKWSEPKTELARFTVRQP, encoded by the coding sequence ATGATCGTTCGCAAATTCCTCTTCACCGCCGCGCTCGCCGCTTTCGCGTGCCCGGCCGCTGCCGCTGCCGCGGTCACCGTGCTCGGCAGCAGTTCGGCGCGGATGTGCTACCTCAATGCCGAAAACGGCGTGCACACCTCGCCCGCCAGCCTGGACGATTGCAACGTCGCGCTCGCCACGGAAGGGCTTACCGAGACCGATCGAGTGGCTACCCACGTCAATCGCGGCATTCTCCAGCTCCGCCTCGGGCGGCTGGACGCAGCGGTTGCCGATTTCGACGCTGCGATCGCCCGTGATCCCGATCAGGCCGAAGCCTATCTCAACAAGGGCATGGCGGCGCTGCGGCAAGAGGGTGGCTGGGAGCAGGCGCTGGCCTTGTTCGACACGGCGCTCGCCAAACAGACCAGCCGGCCGGAGCTCGCCTTCTACGGGCGCGCGGTCGCCAACGAGATGGGCGGCCGGGTCAAGGCGGCCTATCTCGACTATCGCCAGGCCAGCGTACTCGCGCCGAAATGGTCGGAGCCGAAGACGGAGCTTGCCCGCTTCACCGTCCGTCAGCCATAG
- the dapF gene encoding diaminopimelate epimerase, with protein MKRQFRKMHGLGNDFVIFDAREAPLEMDGATARALGDRQTGIGFDQLIVLDRSAVADLKMRIWNSDGGEVEACGNATRCVALIAGGRSRIETVAGILEGEAGEGEAEVDMGAPRFGWDEIPLAYPLDTAAMPTGWEELRDPTAINIGNPHVIFFVEDVDGIDLERLGPLIEQDPLFPERINVNVAAVEDGSIRLRVWERGAGLTRACGTGACATAVAAIRCKLVRSPVAVHLPGGTLTISWSPGGTIRMRGGATDVFTGEIDL; from the coding sequence ATGAAGCGGCAGTTCCGGAAGATGCATGGTCTCGGCAACGACTTCGTCATCTTCGACGCGCGCGAGGCGCCGCTCGAGATGGACGGAGCGACGGCGCGCGCCCTCGGTGATCGGCAGACCGGCATCGGCTTCGATCAGTTGATCGTGCTCGACCGTTCGGCGGTCGCCGACCTCAAGATGCGGATCTGGAATTCGGACGGCGGCGAGGTCGAGGCGTGCGGCAACGCCACCCGCTGCGTCGCGCTGATCGCCGGCGGCCGCAGCCGGATCGAGACCGTCGCCGGCATCCTGGAGGGCGAGGCCGGCGAGGGCGAGGCGGAGGTCGACATGGGTGCGCCCCGGTTCGGCTGGGATGAAATCCCGCTCGCCTATCCGCTGGACACGGCGGCGATGCCGACGGGCTGGGAGGAGCTACGCGATCCGACGGCGATCAATATCGGCAATCCACACGTCATCTTCTTCGTGGAGGATGTCGATGGCATCGATCTCGAACGCCTTGGGCCGTTGATCGAGCAGGACCCGCTCTTCCCGGAGCGGATCAACGTCAACGTCGCGGCGGTAGAAGACGGTTCGATCCGCCTTCGGGTGTGGGAGCGTGGCGCCGGGCTCACGCGTGCCTGCGGTACCGGCGCCTGCGCCACGGCCGTCGCAGCGATCCGCTGCAAGCTGGTGAGGAGCCCCGTTGCCGTTCATTTGCCGGGCGGCACCTTGACCATTTCGTGGTCGCCGGGCGGGACGATCCGGATGCGCGGCGGTGCGACCGACGTCTTCACCGGTGAGATCGACCTGTGA
- a CDS encoding AprI/Inh family metalloprotease inhibitor, translating into MIRCALVASLVSVPAGAQVSEEIIRDTAGSWQIVPVDGRPACTIVLSAERLGPERWRARPDPTCAAAVPASAGVTGWRLADGTVLLDAKGKALMTFVEDETAVPTSPDLINPEHYLMPTVAGYSHRLQPAEWAGTWKIARRGKSPCTITLRQAPDADGGSLGNVTSTCARGSVPARLERWSLEDLKLMLWGENDVGLVFEPIANGRWTAESGAWTLSK; encoded by the coding sequence ATGATCCGATGCGCGTTGGTCGCGTCGCTGGTCAGCGTTCCCGCCGGCGCCCAGGTGAGCGAGGAGATCATCCGCGACACGGCGGGAAGCTGGCAGATCGTTCCCGTCGACGGAAGACCTGCCTGCACCATCGTCCTCAGCGCGGAACGGCTCGGTCCCGAGCGCTGGCGGGCGCGCCCGGATCCGACCTGCGCTGCCGCTGTTCCCGCGTCCGCCGGCGTCACGGGGTGGCGACTTGCCGACGGCACGGTTCTCCTCGACGCCAAGGGAAAGGCCCTCATGACCTTCGTGGAGGACGAGACCGCGGTGCCGACCAGCCCCGATCTGATCAATCCGGAACATTATCTGATGCCCACGGTCGCCGGGTACAGCCATCGGCTCCAACCGGCCGAATGGGCAGGCACGTGGAAGATCGCCCGGCGCGGCAAAAGCCCGTGCACGATCACACTTCGGCAAGCGCCGGACGCGGACGGCGGCTCGCTGGGGAACGTCACCTCCACCTGCGCCAGGGGCAGCGTGCCGGCACGGCTCGAACGCTGGTCTCTCGAAGACCTCAAGCTCATGCTTTGGGGTGAGAACGACGTCGGCCTCGTCTTCGAACCGATCGCGAACGGGCGCTGGACGGCGGAATCCGGCGCCTGGACGCTGTCCAAATAG